Proteins from one Syngnathoides biaculeatus isolate LvHL_M chromosome 8, ASM1980259v1, whole genome shotgun sequence genomic window:
- the sh3bgr gene encoding SH3 domain-binding glutamic acid-rich protein isoform X5: MTLKCKMMDVFILSVVLLSYGTQVSALLKLSPLNLTVLRGDEVRFSCSSDNAKWDVMLWELNSTVVVTISRIHGVLSSSLPNVTAEKSRTVNGWDLVLKSVERLHQGRVSCNIQGEGRETAWLFVQEKGTVNIFGGSTIALKGDLVRFECSAEGWYPEPSLQWEVHGKKLSQAAYDLSREVTGKGLFTVNSNLSVTATRSSRVDCLASVFALATPLKSSVRLTVVAEVAGGKDDCTVPLAVTSSLTALLLLLLLCVCAVLWYRERSRAKTSTQDAKRYEKSNDGPTLPAEPRGGRVNFGYMSEGTPGS, encoded by the exons ATGACACTGAAATGCAAAATGATGGACGTTTTTATTCTGTCGGTGGTTCTGCTGTCGTACGGCACTCAAG TTTCTGCTCTTTTAAAGCTGTCGCCCCTGAACTTGACTGTCCTGAGGGGGGACGAGGTCCGCTTTAGCTGCAGCAGCGACAATGCAAAATGGGATGTTATGCTGTGGGAGCTGAACAGCACGGTGGTCGTCACCATCTCCAGAATTCACGGCGTGCTTTCCTCGTCCTTGCCCAACGTGACGGCAGAGAAAAGCCGGACCGTAAATGGTTGGGACTTGGTTCTCAAGAGTGTGGAGCGGCTCCACCAGGGACGAGTGAGCTGTAACATCCAGGGCGAAGGCAGGGAAACAGCCTGGCTATTTGTTCAAg AGAAAGGCACCGTGAACATCTTTGGAGGCAGCACGATAGCCTTAAAGGGAGACTTGGTCCGGTTTGAGTGTTCCGCTGAGGGATGGTACCCGGAACCTTCTTTGCAATGGGAAGTCCATGGTAAAAag TTGAGCCAGGCCGCATACGACCTCAGCCGTGAAGTGACGGGAAAGGGCCTCTTCACCGTGAACAGCAACCTCAGCGTGACGGCGACGCGGAGCTCACGTGTTGACTGCCTGGCCTCAGTGTTCGCCCTCGCCACGCCGCTGAAGAGCAGCGTTCGTCTGACAGTGG TTGCAGAGGTGGCGGGGGGTAAAGATGACTGCACAGTCCCGCTGGCGGTAACGTCCTCCCTCACCGCTCTTCTCCTACTTCTCCTGCTCTGCGTCTGCGCCGTCCTCTGGTACAGAGAAAGAAGTCGAGCAA agacaAGTACACAGGATGCCAAAAG GTATGAAAAATCAAATGATGGACCAACTTTGCCTGCTGAGCCGAGAGGTGGGAGGGTCAACTTTGGATATATGAGCGAGGGCACACCAG GGTCCTGA
- the sh3bgr gene encoding SH3 domain-binding glutamic acid-rich protein isoform X2 — protein sequence MTLKCKMMDVFILSVVLLSYGTQVSALLKLSPLNLTVLRGDEVRFSCSSDNAKWDVMLWELNSTVVVTISRIHGVLSSSLPNVTAEKSRTVNGWDLVLKSVERLHQGRVSCNIQGEGRETAWLFVQEKGTVNIFGGSTIALKGDLVRFECSAEGWYPEPSLQWEVHGKKLSQAAYDLSREVTGKGLFTVNSNLSVTATRSSRVDCLASVFALATPLKSSVRLTVVAEVAGGKDDCTVPLAVTSSLTALLLLLLLCVCAVLWYRERSRAKTSTQDAKRYEKSNDGPTLPAEPRGGRVNFGYMSEGTPDAVYNEIIEEIRSKMDFVGIEKGPDVVTSSNISLHGDPRTHVNLSEEDSKNIRRVTTV from the exons ATGACACTGAAATGCAAAATGATGGACGTTTTTATTCTGTCGGTGGTTCTGCTGTCGTACGGCACTCAAG TTTCTGCTCTTTTAAAGCTGTCGCCCCTGAACTTGACTGTCCTGAGGGGGGACGAGGTCCGCTTTAGCTGCAGCAGCGACAATGCAAAATGGGATGTTATGCTGTGGGAGCTGAACAGCACGGTGGTCGTCACCATCTCCAGAATTCACGGCGTGCTTTCCTCGTCCTTGCCCAACGTGACGGCAGAGAAAAGCCGGACCGTAAATGGTTGGGACTTGGTTCTCAAGAGTGTGGAGCGGCTCCACCAGGGACGAGTGAGCTGTAACATCCAGGGCGAAGGCAGGGAAACAGCCTGGCTATTTGTTCAAg AGAAAGGCACCGTGAACATCTTTGGAGGCAGCACGATAGCCTTAAAGGGAGACTTGGTCCGGTTTGAGTGTTCCGCTGAGGGATGGTACCCGGAACCTTCTTTGCAATGGGAAGTCCATGGTAAAAag TTGAGCCAGGCCGCATACGACCTCAGCCGTGAAGTGACGGGAAAGGGCCTCTTCACCGTGAACAGCAACCTCAGCGTGACGGCGACGCGGAGCTCACGTGTTGACTGCCTGGCCTCAGTGTTCGCCCTCGCCACGCCGCTGAAGAGCAGCGTTCGTCTGACAGTGG TTGCAGAGGTGGCGGGGGGTAAAGATGACTGCACAGTCCCGCTGGCGGTAACGTCCTCCCTCACCGCTCTTCTCCTACTTCTCCTGCTCTGCGTCTGCGCCGTCCTCTGGTACAGAGAAAGAAGTCGAGCAA agacaAGTACACAGGATGCCAAAAG GTATGAAAAATCAAATGATGGACCAACTTTGCCTGCTGAGCCGAGAGGTGGGAGGGTCAACTTTGGATATATGAGCGAGGGCACACCAG ACGCAGTTTACAATGAGATAATCGAGGAAATTCGTAGCAAGATGGATTTTGTCGGCATTGAGAAG GGTCCTGATGTGGTGACCTCCAGCAACATTTCTTTACATGGGGACCCTCGCACGCATGTCAACCTTTCAGAGGAGGACTCCAAAAACATCAGGAGAGTTACGACAGTTTGA
- the sh3bgr gene encoding SH3 domain-binding glutamic acid-rich protein isoform X1 — protein sequence MTLKCKMMDVFILSVVLLSYGTQVSALLKLSPLNLTVLRGDEVRFSCSSDNAKWDVMLWELNSTVVVTISRIHGVLSSSLPNVTAEKSRTVNGWDLVLKSVERLHQGRVSCNIQGEGRETAWLFVQEKGTVNIFGGSTIALKGDLVRFECSAEGWYPEPSLQWEVHGKKLSQAAYDLSREVTGKGLFTVNSNLSVTATRSSRVDCLASVFALATPLKSSVRLTVVAEVAGGKDDCTVPLAVTSSLTALLLLLLLCVCAVLWYRERSRAKTSTQDAKRNCRYEKSNDGPTLPAEPRGGRVNFGYMSEGTPDAVYNEIIEEIRSKMDFVGIEKGPDVVTSSNISLHGDPRTHVNLSEEDSKNIRRVTTV from the exons ATGACACTGAAATGCAAAATGATGGACGTTTTTATTCTGTCGGTGGTTCTGCTGTCGTACGGCACTCAAG TTTCTGCTCTTTTAAAGCTGTCGCCCCTGAACTTGACTGTCCTGAGGGGGGACGAGGTCCGCTTTAGCTGCAGCAGCGACAATGCAAAATGGGATGTTATGCTGTGGGAGCTGAACAGCACGGTGGTCGTCACCATCTCCAGAATTCACGGCGTGCTTTCCTCGTCCTTGCCCAACGTGACGGCAGAGAAAAGCCGGACCGTAAATGGTTGGGACTTGGTTCTCAAGAGTGTGGAGCGGCTCCACCAGGGACGAGTGAGCTGTAACATCCAGGGCGAAGGCAGGGAAACAGCCTGGCTATTTGTTCAAg AGAAAGGCACCGTGAACATCTTTGGAGGCAGCACGATAGCCTTAAAGGGAGACTTGGTCCGGTTTGAGTGTTCCGCTGAGGGATGGTACCCGGAACCTTCTTTGCAATGGGAAGTCCATGGTAAAAag TTGAGCCAGGCCGCATACGACCTCAGCCGTGAAGTGACGGGAAAGGGCCTCTTCACCGTGAACAGCAACCTCAGCGTGACGGCGACGCGGAGCTCACGTGTTGACTGCCTGGCCTCAGTGTTCGCCCTCGCCACGCCGCTGAAGAGCAGCGTTCGTCTGACAGTGG TTGCAGAGGTGGCGGGGGGTAAAGATGACTGCACAGTCCCGCTGGCGGTAACGTCCTCCCTCACCGCTCTTCTCCTACTTCTCCTGCTCTGCGTCTGCGCCGTCCTCTGGTACAGAGAAAGAAGTCGAGCAA agacaAGTACACAGGATGCCAAAAG GAATTGCAGGTATGAAAAATCAAATGATGGACCAACTTTGCCTGCTGAGCCGAGAGGTGGGAGGGTCAACTTTGGATATATGAGCGAGGGCACACCAG ACGCAGTTTACAATGAGATAATCGAGGAAATTCGTAGCAAGATGGATTTTGTCGGCATTGAGAAG GGTCCTGATGTGGTGACCTCCAGCAACATTTCTTTACATGGGGACCCTCGCACGCATGTCAACCTTTCAGAGGAGGACTCCAAAAACATCAGGAGAGTTACGACAGTTTGA
- the sh3bgr gene encoding SH3 domain-binding glutamic acid-rich protein isoform X3, whose product MTLKCKMMDVFILSVVLLSYGTQVSALLKLSPLNLTVLRGDEVRFSCSSDNAKWDVMLWELNSTVVVTISRIHGVLSSSLPNVTAEKSRTVNGWDLVLKSVERLHQGRVSCNIQGEGRETAWLFVQEKGTVNIFGGSTIALKGDLVRFECSAEGWYPEPSLQWEVHGKKLSQAAYDLSREVTGKGLFTVNSNLSVTATRSSRVDCLASVFALATPLKSSVRLTVVAEVAGGKDDCTVPLAVTSSLTALLLLLLLCVCAVLWYRERSRAKTSTQDAKRNCRYEKSNDGPTLPAEPRGGRVNFGYMSEGTPGS is encoded by the exons ATGACACTGAAATGCAAAATGATGGACGTTTTTATTCTGTCGGTGGTTCTGCTGTCGTACGGCACTCAAG TTTCTGCTCTTTTAAAGCTGTCGCCCCTGAACTTGACTGTCCTGAGGGGGGACGAGGTCCGCTTTAGCTGCAGCAGCGACAATGCAAAATGGGATGTTATGCTGTGGGAGCTGAACAGCACGGTGGTCGTCACCATCTCCAGAATTCACGGCGTGCTTTCCTCGTCCTTGCCCAACGTGACGGCAGAGAAAAGCCGGACCGTAAATGGTTGGGACTTGGTTCTCAAGAGTGTGGAGCGGCTCCACCAGGGACGAGTGAGCTGTAACATCCAGGGCGAAGGCAGGGAAACAGCCTGGCTATTTGTTCAAg AGAAAGGCACCGTGAACATCTTTGGAGGCAGCACGATAGCCTTAAAGGGAGACTTGGTCCGGTTTGAGTGTTCCGCTGAGGGATGGTACCCGGAACCTTCTTTGCAATGGGAAGTCCATGGTAAAAag TTGAGCCAGGCCGCATACGACCTCAGCCGTGAAGTGACGGGAAAGGGCCTCTTCACCGTGAACAGCAACCTCAGCGTGACGGCGACGCGGAGCTCACGTGTTGACTGCCTGGCCTCAGTGTTCGCCCTCGCCACGCCGCTGAAGAGCAGCGTTCGTCTGACAGTGG TTGCAGAGGTGGCGGGGGGTAAAGATGACTGCACAGTCCCGCTGGCGGTAACGTCCTCCCTCACCGCTCTTCTCCTACTTCTCCTGCTCTGCGTCTGCGCCGTCCTCTGGTACAGAGAAAGAAGTCGAGCAA agacaAGTACACAGGATGCCAAAAG GAATTGCAGGTATGAAAAATCAAATGATGGACCAACTTTGCCTGCTGAGCCGAGAGGTGGGAGGGTCAACTTTGGATATATGAGCGAGGGCACACCAG GGTCCTGA
- the sh3bgr gene encoding SH3 domain-binding glutamic acid-rich protein isoform X4 has translation MLWELNSTVVVTISRIHGVLSSSLPNVTAEKSRTVNGWDLVLKSVERLHQGRVSCNIQGEGRETAWLFVQEKGTVNIFGGSTIALKGDLVRFECSAEGWYPEPSLQWEVHGKKLSQAAYDLSREVTGKGLFTVNSNLSVTATRSSRVDCLASVFALATPLKSSVRLTVVAEVAGGKDDCTVPLAVTSSLTALLLLLLLCVCAVLWYRERSRAKTSTQDAKRNCRYEKSNDGPTLPAEPRGGRVNFGYMSEGTPDAVYNEIIEEIRSKMDFVGIEKGPDVVTSSNISLHGDPRTHVNLSEEDSKNIRRVTTV, from the exons ATGCTGTGGGAGCTGAACAGCACGGTGGTCGTCACCATCTCCAGAATTCACGGCGTGCTTTCCTCGTCCTTGCCCAACGTGACGGCAGAGAAAAGCCGGACCGTAAATGGTTGGGACTTGGTTCTCAAGAGTGTGGAGCGGCTCCACCAGGGACGAGTGAGCTGTAACATCCAGGGCGAAGGCAGGGAAACAGCCTGGCTATTTGTTCAAg AGAAAGGCACCGTGAACATCTTTGGAGGCAGCACGATAGCCTTAAAGGGAGACTTGGTCCGGTTTGAGTGTTCCGCTGAGGGATGGTACCCGGAACCTTCTTTGCAATGGGAAGTCCATGGTAAAAag TTGAGCCAGGCCGCATACGACCTCAGCCGTGAAGTGACGGGAAAGGGCCTCTTCACCGTGAACAGCAACCTCAGCGTGACGGCGACGCGGAGCTCACGTGTTGACTGCCTGGCCTCAGTGTTCGCCCTCGCCACGCCGCTGAAGAGCAGCGTTCGTCTGACAGTGG TTGCAGAGGTGGCGGGGGGTAAAGATGACTGCACAGTCCCGCTGGCGGTAACGTCCTCCCTCACCGCTCTTCTCCTACTTCTCCTGCTCTGCGTCTGCGCCGTCCTCTGGTACAGAGAAAGAAGTCGAGCAA agacaAGTACACAGGATGCCAAAAG GAATTGCAGGTATGAAAAATCAAATGATGGACCAACTTTGCCTGCTGAGCCGAGAGGTGGGAGGGTCAACTTTGGATATATGAGCGAGGGCACACCAG ACGCAGTTTACAATGAGATAATCGAGGAAATTCGTAGCAAGATGGATTTTGTCGGCATTGAGAAG GGTCCTGATGTGGTGACCTCCAGCAACATTTCTTTACATGGGGACCCTCGCACGCATGTCAACCTTTCAGAGGAGGACTCCAAAAACATCAGGAGAGTTACGACAGTTTGA